A single region of the Tigriopus californicus strain San Diego chromosome 8, Tcal_SD_v2.1, whole genome shotgun sequence genome encodes:
- the LOC131884818 gene encoding tyrosine-protein phosphatase non-receptor type 18-like (The sequence of the model RefSeq protein was modified relative to this genomic sequence to represent the inferred CDS: added 129 bases not found in genome assembly) — translation MXIACQNNQTTASISVQTETIPEFEPNAHLSHDSGVITIELEEDVRVIQYLSNFTTYLVGNLNMPLPKIFDPSQPYAHQNVARSQFFFPEDSNIQIFRIERQISAFGSVATEIFYLSPETSDKQVLAIVGWTAFTLMCIGLFGFFLYKYAKSPLALWVWNQRSANVVIPGSRVQDMEVTRSIDIKELAQKSFKSRHLESEFGHINRKDEIQNGSLTCSVALYWGQRSPSMNRYRNVLPFDSSRVVLKTRVQSCDYINASWIQDLTKARRYIAAQAPLNHTIVHFWQMVLDFQIKLIMMLTKTKENDVIEGQSVHKCARYWPAKEGSSITFGPIRITLEKLETIRYPIGLIKRTLDVSSRGNSIQVTQYQFTSWPDHGVPKDTSILLELQKILGRSMRSEPDLPVLIHCSAGVGRTGTLIAVNEMVFEMEKGAKQVDIAKFVFQMRQNRTNMVQQVVQYQYIYNCLAQFAASIGRNRHESEFYYYEVENDYYYE, via the exons ATGTTNATTGCCTGTCAGAACAATCAGACCACGGCCAGCATTTCAGTTCAAACTGAAACCATTCCGGAATTTGAGCCAAATGCACATTTGAGTCACGACTCGGGTGTGATCACCATTGAATTAGAAGAGGATGTTCGGGTCATTCAATATCTGTCCAATTTCACCACTTATTTGGTTGGGAACCTGAACATGCCTTTACCCAAGATTTTCGATCCCAGCCAGCCATACGCACATCAAAACGTTGCTCGTAGCCAATTCTTTTTTCCGGAGGATTCAAATATCCAGATATTTCGAATTGAGAGACAAATATCTGCCTTTGGGAGTGTTGCCACAGAAATATTTTATCTCTCTCCTGAGACCTCCGATAAGCAAGTTTTGGCAATTGTTGGATGGACAGCATTTACCCTAATGTGCATAGGTTTATTCGGCTTTTTCTTGTATAAATATGCTAAGAGCCCTTTGGCCCTCTGGGTGTGGAATCAAAGAAGTGCCAATGTCGTAATACCTGGATCTCGAGTTCAAGATATGGAAGTGACTCGTTCGATTGATATCAAAGAATTGGCTCAGAAGTCTTTCAAGTCCCGGCACCTCGAATCCGAATTTGGTCACATCAATAGAAAGGACGAAATCCAGAATGGCTCATTGACTTGCTCTGTAGCCTTATATTGGGGACAACGATCACCGTCAATGAACCGCTATCGAAATGTTTTGCCCTTTGATTCGTCTCGTGTGGTCTTGAAGACTCGGGTTCAGTCTTGCGATTACATCAATGCCAGTTGGATCCAAGACTTGACCAAGGCTCGGCGGTATATTGCGGCTCAAGCGCCCTTGAATCACacaattgtccatttttggcaaatggttTTGGATTTCCAAATCAAGCTAATCATGATGCTAACAAAAACTAAGGAGAATGACGTGATTGAGG GACAGAGTGTGCATAAATGTGCTCGATATTGGCCGGCGAAAGAGGGTTCCAGTATCACCTTTGGACCAATCAGGATTACTTTGGAAAAGCTGGAAACGATCAGATATCCCATTGGTTTGATTAAGAGAACCCTAGACGTTTCGTCACGTGGAAACTCGATCCAAGTGACCCAATATCAATTCACGTCTTGGCCTGATCATGGTGTTCCCAAAGACACCAGCATTCTGTTGGAActccaaaagattttggggCGCTCTATGAGAAGTGAGCCTGACTTGCCCGTTCTTATTCATTGTTCTGCCGGGGTTGGAAGAACGGGCACGCTGATTGCGGTGAATGAAATGGTtttcgaaatggaaaaagGAGCCAAACAAGTGGATATCGCCAAATTCGTTTTCCAAATGCGTCAGAATCGGACAAATATG